In Dermacentor albipictus isolate Rhodes 1998 colony chromosome 6, USDA_Dalb.pri_finalv2, whole genome shotgun sequence, the following proteins share a genomic window:
- the LOC135919573 gene encoding uncharacterized protein has product MHHPAYVPTIFPSAYRCTVPCDPSAPTERYHRWAKRARARAKSPTNCQEPSQQSERRDNDIHSLAGGLYQQQSCLEPPNGHNSLELVEYNLEEEHIEALDLTVQKVCQKEESATPCFITPAGNLPCLSHRAAGPDSRVCFFGGFDTVSLTPGAVRDLCGVSDNVFSLLLSLLPHTRDKGTDVSLPNKLLIFLFKMKHGVPFSAIAVIFGIHETTAARTFHAVLGTLAGATRKWIYKPHMQVIRDTRPECFKVNYPDCTLIVDCTEVRTETPSEVRQQHVLYSTYKSGFTLKFLVAIAPSGLIVFKSKSYGGRCSDTQIVLESGFLEIIGQHDVILADKGFPGILAGVAGKSAVLIMPPFSTGNQPFSPAELQETYNVAQVRVHVERVIQRIKTHGILEHRIPVSLIPAMSEIFHMCCILANLQSPIIQSNTK; this is encoded by the exons ATGCACCATCCCGCCTACGTGCCAACAATTTTTCCTTCAGCATACCGCTGCACGGTTCCATGCGACCCTTCGGCACCAACAGAGCGTTACCACCG aTGGGCAAAGCGAGCTCGAGCACGTGCGAAATCACCTACGAATTGCCAGGAGCCATCACAACAAAGTGAAAGGAGG GACAACGACATTCACAGTTTGGCTGGAGGCTTGTATCAGCAGCAGTCATGCCTTGAACCGCCAAATGGACACAATAGCCTGGAGCTG GTTGAATACAATCTTGAAGAGGAGCACATTGAGGCATTAGACCTTACAGTGCAAAAGGTGTGCCAGAAAGAAGAATCAGCCACACCATGCTTCATAACACCAGCAGGAAATTTGCCATGCCTATCGCACCGTGCTGCAGGACCAGACTCTAGGGTTTGCTTTTTTGGGGGATTCGACACAGTTTCCTTAACACCCGGTGCAGTGAGAGATCTCTGTGGCGTTTCAGACAATGTTTTCTCGCTCCTGTTAAGTCTCCTGCCTCACACGAGAGATAAGGGTACTGATGTCAGCCTTCCGAACAAACTTTTAATATTTCTATTCAAAATGAAGCACGGAGTGCCTTTTAGTGCAATTGCAGTAATTTTTGGCATTCATGAAACAACAGCAGCACGAACGTTTCATGCAGTTCTGGGCACGCTTGCGGGTGCTACAAGAAAGTGGATATATAAGCCACATATGCAAGTGATACGGGATACACGTCCAGAGTGTTTTAAGGTCAACTATCCTGACTGCACACTCATTGTCGATTGCACTGAAGTGCGCACAGAAACACCATCAGAGGTGAGGCAACAACATGTCCTCTACTCCACGTACAAAAGTGGCTTTACATTGAAATTTTTAGTTGCGATTGCCCCCTCTGGCCTCATTGTATTCAAGTCCAAATCCTATGGTGGGCGTTGCTCAGACACACAAATCGTGCTGGAATCAGGATTCCTTGAAATAATTGGTCAGCATGATGTTATTCTTGCTGATAAGGGTTTTCCTGGAATACTAGCAGGTGTAGCAGGTAAAAGTGCCGTACTGATTATGCCACCATTCTCAACTGGCAACCAGCCTTTCTCACCTGCAGAACTGCAAGAAACATACAATGTTGCTCAAGTGCGCGTGCATGTAGAGAGAGTGATACAGCGCATAAAAACTCATGGAATTTTGGAGCACCGTATTCCTGTCAGTTTGATTCCTGCCATGAGTGAAATTTTTCATATGTGCTGCATTTTGGCAAATCTGCAAAGTCCAATAATTCAAAGCAACACAAAGTAA
- the LOC135919561 gene encoding uncharacterized protein, which produces MAPVVLRYGFRKVAGIDEYFRASALEKGRKLCAAKYAYDVEETLERFDGDSQVVAKCHSQVRQATYDVNIQLSSQRRILGAQCTCKAGLDGGCKHVAAVVLFVNEADAPSSTDRPQGWGRPSSKPDTSRRESIEELFGVGTKKGR; this is translated from the exons ATGGCACCCGTAGTGCTGCGCTACGGTTTTAGGAAAGTGGCCGGGATCGACGAATATTTCCGTGCTAGTGCGCTTGAGAAGGGCCGAAAGTTGTGCGCTGCGAAGTACGCTTACGACGTCGAGGAGACCCTGGAACGCTTTGATGGCGATTCACAAGTGGTGGCGAAATGCCACTCGCAAGTGCGTCAAGCTACGTACGACGTCAACATTCAG CTGTCATCGCAGCGGCGAATACTGGGTGCGCAGTGCAcgtgcaaggccggccttgatgGCGGTTGCAAACATGTAGCTGCCGTCGTCCTGTTCGTCAACGAGGCCGACGCGCCGTCTTCGACTGATCGCCCTCAAGGGTGGGGTCGGCCGTCCTCTAAGCCGGACACTTCTCGAAGGGAGTCCATCGAAGAGCTTTTTGGAG TTGGCACAAAGAAAGGTCGGTGA